ccttaataTGTCAATGTATTACCGCCTGGACTACGCTTATAGGTAAAAAACCCAAAAAGGGATCccaagagggaaattccaaacacttttttttaacaatttttgttacatatttttttccttttttcctttttttttcgatttcagtataaagacaatatacgtatagtgttttgaaatatgaaatttatttgtattcggcacgaaacggAAAATGCTCGGTAGAATCTCGCGttttcccgtttctaagcctcatacaaataaatttcatatttcaagacactatacgtatattgtctaattACATTGTATGAGAGTACCACATTAAACGTAATAACGACATGAAGTTTGGTCCGTGCTtgaattaacaaaattaaagaatCACTAATCAGCTTGATACATTGTCGTTAGAACATTGACCTGTTATGGTATTGTATACTTCAATAATATCAAGATTGACATGATAAGTTTGgaacaacaaattaaaacttCAATGAAAGTTTGTAACTGGGTAATAGGTCACTTATTCAGAATTATATATGACTAGCTGACTACAGTTTAATGAATGTGCCCgaataactttgaaaaatttgtaacaCATGTATTCCTCTTTTAGTTGACGTGTTTACttctgttttagtttgtaacccggatttatttTCTCCCTATTGATTTATGACGATTGAACTCTGGTAttttactgttgcctttatttcagtTAAGTAACCAATTTTGCCTGCATTtcccaacaaaataaaaatgagagatgtatacgatttaaaaaaaaatcatttatgttATCAAGTCTGCTAgattaaggattttttttaactatttgtctatttattttCGGAGTCGgttgtttataatttaaacatatttattttatttcggTTGTTGTTTGCTGGTTGATCTGCCTATTGTATGTCTAATACAAACATTCATATTActttttgatttaaaagtaTTACCGCAAATGTTCCTTATCATGTGAAAAGTCATATCATCGCAGTTTACAGTAATAATACACTTATATGGCATTCATAAGCAGCAAATATTCCGGTTTAttagtttaaagttttgtaacttAAAGCACATGTATGCATTTTTATCTGTATAAATCGAGTTTTCATTACACGCGATAAGGAAGATTAAAGTATTACCACAAAAATTCCTTATCATGTGAAAAGTCATATCATCGCAGTTTACAGCGATAATACAACTGTATGGCATTCATAAGCACCAACTATTCAGGTTtattagtttaaagtttgttacttaaaacaaaatgtattcatgTTTACCTGTATAAATCGCGATAAGGAAGgtaaagaataaatatttaagatttttgaaaagaaaggGTTCACTGATTAATGAACTTataatcaaaaaaataatacgaataataaacttaaattacatttcatattgGATATTGGTTAAAAAGGTTATGAGTTAATTTATTACCCGTAACTTAATCTACGTTATCTAGATTTCACATTTTCACGGCCTTGCcacttaaattaaaagatattacTTAAAAACTGTCAAccggatatgttttttttttatcataattatttaCCTGGAGGTAAGATAGGGTACCCCCTGGAGATGTTGTTGATACGAATTCTGcttacttgttttattttgatagaatACTGTACAGGTAAGgtcattttatgtttattttttacaaaaatgagtATACATACTATCGATGCAGCTACTAAGTTAACACTTGCCTTTTTTACAGCAAGTTGTGTTattgaaaagtttgaaaagatttttttttattgtataccTCACTCTAAGCATTTTTGTATCAGAACGTAACCAAATTAAATGATGTcctttcattgaaaattttTAACTTAGTCACAAGTTTGAACATTTCTGTCAACGAGTTGATACAAACGATTTAAGATTCACACCAAATTTGTAAGAACCAAGATCTCGTAAACACTAACcttgtttgtttctatatttactattcaatcaatattaaatattgCATATGATTGCATCTGATCATTAACATCTTGGATTCAAAAAAGTTAAGGAAGGCCTTAACTATACCTTATAGACCAATTCTTGTAAATTGGTTTTATTTAGGGTTTGACGAATGACGGGTGCCACTACTGGGACAAAAGCTATCTTAacttccggagcatctgatcTCGCCTAGTTTTGATCagtgttttatttatgttgtgttttgtggaCTTGTTAATCTCTTCGTCGTTTCATTTGTTTATCTTCGACGTATTAGTTTAGAGCGTCCCATTGGAAGCTTCTGTCTCTTTTGTAGCTAACTAGCTATGAAACCATGTTTCTGTAAATTTTGAGCTTTTGCACATTTCTTGAttagtgtaaaatatttttctcctcactagtgaaataTCTGTTCTAGGTAATGATTAGAAGAAATTCTATTATGACGTCTAATGTTCTTggttttttatgaatttttcaaTGTGATCATCATGATAGATATCATCATGAAAAAGGCGACCACCCCTTTAAGACGTCACATATAAGAACACAATTTTCTGCAAAACTGTGAAAAGGAAGGAAAAAGTCATTACAGGAACAGATTCAATCACTTTAACTCGTGTGCACGATTTTTCTTCATTCACAACAGTAAGTgcaatgcataaaaaaaaatggacaagcATCGCGCTTCAAATACTTATATTCAACTGTGTCGAAAAGGTAAATATCGAAACATTATTGCTGCAGTGTAGGAATCTatatttaatccaccattttttatataaggCAATGCCTTAccaaattgttttccatttgtttgagcTTTGTTAAAGCTTtttttgttgcaatttttaatagagttctgtatttttgttatcataACTTTTTTCTTTACCGAAACTAGGGACATGGTTTAATGTTCATTTAGCTAAGAATACTATCAACTTCTTTTTAGTGTCTTTTTAGGGAGtgatattttgacatttcaacGAATGTGTCACTTTTCTATTTATATGTCTTATTTATACACAAGGTCAAAATGCTCCACATGATGAGGTTAAAATGGAAGTAAATCACAGACTGAAATGTACagaaaatgaaacacaaacCATTGCATGTCGGAACGGAGGGACATGTTTCGCAACTTTCATAGAAGAAAGATTTGTTCGCTGTGCGTAAGTATATCAAAGTTCTAATCCGAAAATACAGCGTTCATTTGCCAGCGTCACGGTCAACTACAATATGATATAGTGACCGTAAAAGccataagttttattttattttgtgtctatgttccagaccgtatgagtatttggaccttACACGTACAGTCTGGACCGTATGCgtcctttttcaaaatactcatacggtcggaccgtacaCGTACGATCCGAGTAATATAAAAAGTTAGTCAGGTTTATCagatacaaatgcatataacagatcaacataacttaattttcaaattaatataaaaaagtttaatagtaattgaaatgaaaactttatattttaactatttcaaaatttcaagttaatTAAATCTGTTAATCTGTTAATTGGATTTAGCAGTCGATCAGTAAtacatttaaatctaaaattgaaatataatcaCTGCAATCGAAAATATCGTAAGTAAACATAAAGTGGGAGGACAATGTTTAAGAATATTAaccaattttacaaaaaaaatgcaaatgcaaaggaACATGCAAGTACTGCAAACACGTTAACGCAAAAAATATTACGTAATTTGTAGTAGCAAGTGTCACCTTAGGCGAGAGTACAAAAATAGGATATAgaaatacaattaaacaaatatttaatttcaaatgtgcctttgtttgttttatccATCTACTATAGtaattgtaataataacaatttgtaaaacaaaaaatatagattGTAATAAATGTGTGtttaaatttaacacaaatgATCCAATAACATGCATGTATGGTCAGCTCGtactggaccatacgcgtatattCATACGGTACGTACGAGTACGAGTATACGTATACGgttcggaccgtacgcgtacgctCCAAATAtgcatatggtctggaacatcaATAAAAACATTGTTCCTGTTTCTCATTTTATATTTCACGAAGCAGTATTAGTTTTTCTTAAAAgcatttattgattttaatacaACGTTACTgtaaacttaattttttttcagaaatcgcaaaatacaaattatttgtttatatctaaacatatttttgttttatttaccttcaatttttgtttcagatgtgtaaaaaaatatactggtAAATTTTGCGAAATGATAGATatcaatatcatttttaaaagtaagtttcattaaaatcatctataaatataatatcaaagcGAGGAAACGTGGTATGAATGCTTccgagacaactatcaacaaaatttgtattgtaGTAGAAATTATAGATTGCCGTGTTATCAGCAACAACGCAAAAAATaccatatattatatatgctAAAAAAAGACCCTAGGCTACATTAAATTGATGAaccaattaagaaaaaaatgaatagtacttttgataactatttccaccactgggtcgatgccactgctggtggacgtttcgtccccgagggtatcaccagcccagtagtcagcacttcggtgttgacatgaatatcaattatacggtaatttttataaactttctgtttacaaaactttgaatttttcgaaaaactaaggattttcttaccccaggagtagattaccttagccgtatttggcacaactttttggaattttggatcctcaatgctcttcaactttgtatttatttggctttttaactattttgatctgagcgtcactgatgagtcttgtgtagacgaaacgcgcgtctggcgtataaaattatgatcctggtacttttgataccTATATTAACCCTTCTTATTCGGGACAGGATGTAACAAAGACAAACTGTAAGCAATCAATTGCAATCGGCTTACTATTAACGAAAAAACCCAGCGCAAGGCACAAACACATCTAGCATAAAACAACGATTATTTCTTGGTGTTTTAACGCCTTTAAAGCGCCACCTTTGAATTATTTCGTGGCGGTAAGTTTTCATTAGTGGAGGAATCCGGAGTGCCAAAAGAAAACCACTGACCTTCGATATGGAAAACTGACATATCTTGTCAAGATTGGTGTCGAGTGCACCCACACGATCTGTGTTCGAACTCACAATAttagtgttgactggctagtgattactgTAGAAATAACATTATCGGCAAGATGTAGAATGTTAAGTTCACATGACTGTAtcgtataaatattgatatatatatggggttcatgttttttattctttagttttctatgttgtgtcatgtgtgctattgtttgtttgtttgtatttttcatttttagccatggctttgtcagtttattttcgatttatgagtttaactgtccctctggtatctttcatccctcttttagttacgttttgatttttcaaaaacaaaccCATTGTTAAAAGCAATATATTACTTTGTTAAATTGGTTGGTTAAAAATCTCGAATTATGACGCTAATTAGATATagtaagatgtggtgtgagtgccaatgagacaactgtccatccaagtaacaatttaaaaagtaaaccattatagaatAAAGTACGGGGCTAATACATATATTTGGGGCTTTCGACTatatttttactctttggtcAAATGAAATTATCTATGCCTATTCTGgatgaaaaaacataaaaaattacTACATGTTCTGTAAAAGTTCGGGTATTGAACGACCAGCAACATGATTATATGTTGCAATTGGAAAGGGACAAAAATTAAACCGTCTAACTTATCAATTGAGGACCCTCAGAGTGTTGTTACAAGGGTTCTTTATCTTGCATTTAGCAGCGTAGTAGGTCTGcacaacacattttatttaattaccATTACAACCGTACGTGGCTTCGTATTTACACAAACAGACGTCATACTTTAGCAAGGATTAAATGCCGGTCAGATAAAGAAAGGGGTGGccatatttctatacaccagtttttgaagaaataattttaaaattatcagtAAGCGTTTCAATCACACTTgagataatacatatatattagaccgtttgATAAGCACAATTCATTTATTTCACAGGAGAACGAGAAGAGAAAACAACGAATGCAGGATTGATTGCTGGTATTATAACCATTGTGTTACTCTTTACTGTAGTCATAATTATATTAATCTGCAAAAAGAAACATAAGAGAGGGACAAAATTACCAGATATAAAACCGGAGGAAGAAGATAATTTAAAGGCGGAAGTAACAGAGGAAAGTTAATAACTTACTCGCAAAGATATAAACTACAGAAACTAGTAGTAACATACGAAGATAGCTAAATATCAAACtttgttatttttgatttacaaaGTTGCGTTTTGTGTAAACCAGAAAATACAGCCAGTcacaaaaggggaaataaatGTGGCAAAATCAGTGTTAGACAGTACAATTTCCGTTAGACACTGAAAAATTATATTAGGAAAAAAGTAGAATTTTCTCTCCGTGACATTGATTTCCCAGGTGATGAAGTCAACGTATGAGTGCAGATTGGCTGTCTGAGTATTGCATATTTTCTTCTGAATGAACAActgttataaattttagaatacgtgcaaataaatgtttaattattccaaaaaaggattttgatttttatactaTTAACGTGTAGAATGAAGGTTATATGGATACTAATAGAAGTGGGACATTTAAAGACGTATCGTATCGGTTTCTGATACGTTGACGTATCTGAGAAAATATCTATGTGTTAGTGtttaatagattattttcaGGTTTAAATATATGTCTTTCTATGTTTGATATCTTTCTTTTATACCCACTGATACACTCTTTTTATTACATGACAGTTTTCAACTTATGAATACTCGTGTATATGAAATCACATGATATCTAAAACATCACCACTTCTCCGTCGTGtatttaagatttatgagtCCTTCTGTAGCCATGTGTATTACGAAAttgtgtattgaaataaaaaaagcaatgaTACAATAGAGATTTGCCATATTGTGCGTATATAATATAAAGGAAACTTCGTTCAGAAAATcgggactttgtggcaaatatattaaaatctatAGACTTGAAAAAAgagatttttattataaaattttaaacatagtttATTCACTTCTTAATGTGCTAGCGtttattgtaaacaaaaagtcattacaacatgtacaatttaacaacttttcaaaaacaaaactcGTATTAAGTCCGAGATTAGATCACTTAAGTCGAGTGCACCCTAGAAGGTGTACTTCactacatatttgaaaaaaggatTGCCTActacattttaatttaatttataaatttagtttAATGGTTATTAGTAATCAATTCGACTCATATGATGTGGATGATTCAATTCCCTTTTATTAGAAAATCTAAAGTAAGTGTATGAATATTATAAACGTtacctttatttgttttaaatttcaacttcACGCCTGGGTAGTTCTAATGGTTTAAATATCAAGGTTCAAAACATATACAAGAATATAGATTGACACGCAAATCACGTGATTGTTATATGTGTGTAAATATAAGCTTCTGTTGTCGTCCGTGCAATGATATTATGTtttcataattgtataataagaactgaaataaaatagaaacatCACTTTTAGcgcaataaatataattaagtcCAGATTTTGACATACAAGAAGCAAGTATGTAAACATAactaatacataaattaaacaattattcaacattatttatatatcagaaatgaaagagataaaaatatacattgcCGTTTCCTTTTCGCCCAATCTCTTTTCCCTTTTCTCGATTACTAGTACTATTTTTAAAGCACGTACATAATTACTTAAATTTCTTTTCGTTGAGACTTGGAGTTTTCCCCCTGTGATACTATTTATAAGTTCAAGGTTGGGTAGTGAGAGTAGTTGTATAACAAGTTCttgttttggttataaatatagATGGGTTAAATATGCTCGTGAAATACTTTGGCGGTTTAAAAGGTGGGGTCCcgttatattatataaagaaaatttacgGGTGTCATTTATCGAAAGTGCTCGCTCACAGTAACTACGACAGTTTTTGCAGTTTATTGTGTCATAAGaatgtgtacatatatatatgattatgaattgtttaattatagtccATTTAAATGTATTGGACAAATGTGTTTGTATCTATAATATGTTGGTTTATAATGTTATTAAACATTGCTTACTACAAAAGAAAAACGAAGTTACTGCGAGCAAATAAACCTATATCtagagttttgttttatttattataccaAGGATTTagtaaagaaatgttttaaattcggACGAGCATGGCGAGGgataatttaattgaattataaCCCATATCTACGTTTAGATACGTCAACGTATCAGATACGGATACGATACGTCTTTAAATGTCCCACTTCTAATAGAGCATTTGCATTATTCACGTATCAGGATACGTGCACGGATCGACGTATACGTATCGGGAAGATTTTCTAACAATAATGATTTTACCCCGatctcaataaaattttaaggcattatgaaatattttcatcgGAACCAGCTAGCCTTAATTTATCCTTTCCTCATATACGTGTTATACGATACGTCGATACGGATACGCCAGCAAATACTGGATTAATACAAATGCTCTATTACAAGCTCAATAGGAAGATGGTTTTCATGTCATTTGCATCTATTTCtaaaaaagcatttaaaaagGCTTATTACGCACACATCTTTTCATTTTCCTGATTTttatataatgcaaaatattcagaaaaatatgaTTCTTATCGCCATCGGCAAACATACTTCCGGCGTTGTTTTCTAAATAGTTAGAACACTATCCAAAACAGAGAACACACAAAACCTAGAAGAATTCAGgaagattataaaaataatagataagCTAAAAATCTATGAGAGAACATAAAACTGATTAAAACGAACTCGACTAAAACTGAGGTGTTAATTTCTTAACCTATATTAATGAAGACctctttaaacaaaattgagCCAACAACAGTGGTTATTTACGACGTCTCATCGTTTATACTACaactagttttgtttattttctaaataaagtaaAGTAACACAGCAATATTTTGAGCAAGGTCAAGTTCATCAGGGAACACTTTCttcacattacatttttttttatatttgtttccttgATTTGCTTTTCTTAATCGATTTACGGgtttaataacattaacggtattaattttcctgcaccaaatgcgcatttcgacaatacatgtctcttcagtgatgctagtcgccaaaatatttgaaatccaaagcttatataaaagatgaagagctataatccaaaaggtctaaaagagggatgaaagataccaaagggacagtcaaacccataaatctaaaacaaactgacaacgccatggctaaaaatgaaaaagacaaacagaaaaacaatagttcacatgacacaacatagaaaactaaagaataaacgacacaaaccccaccaaaaactaggggtgatctcaggtgctccggaagggtaagcagatgtgattacaaatccggtaaaaagtctaattcggaaggtcaaattcatgaaatagAAGGGGATAGTATtcacgacgtaaggaacatatccgatatcatttgtgaaactgttattccataacggtcaaccaactcgtgatggcgtccgtaaaatttacgaagggatgatttcaacttcaccattttgaactcttggtttaatagcttccttgtgagcacaAAAATAATCCATATTTTCATACCAGTACCGAAAAAGTTgcaactgggctggtgataccttggaggactaacagtccaccagcagaggcatcgaccaagtggtagtaataacattaacagtaTCAATTGTCCTGCACCAGATTCGCATTTCGACagtacatgtctcttcagtgatgctcgtggccaaaatatttaatatccaaagcttatataaaagatgaagagctataatccaaaagctTCAAAAAGAATAGCCAAATCCGAAAAAGGAATCAGAGTTTTGCATGAGTTAGATACATTCtttcatttataataatttctaacattttgaaacagcaaattttaataacacaaaaataatccaTATTTTCGTACCAGTACCAAAATAGTGgcaactgggctggtgataccctcggggaataacagtccaccagcagaggcatcgacccagtggtagtaatagcAATAGCGGTattaattttcttgcaccagattcgcatttcgacaatacatgtctcttcagtgatgctcgtggctaaaatattcaaaatccgaagcttatataaaagataaagagctataatccaaaaggtccaaaaagtatagccaaattcgtgaaaggaatcagagttTTGCTTGAgtgagatacattccttaattcaTAATAgtttctaacattttgtaacagcaaatttttaataaaacaacataaatccGTAATTtaatgccagtaccgaagtaaaAATGAACATTGTAAACTACTGATGCCTATTCAttagtaaaatatagaaaagttaGCTTAATATAAAAGCAGAAGAAATGAAAATGTCCATGGTGGTCAATGAAAGAGAGAAATGCAATACCAGTTTCTATTATGACATGGTTACGTTCATAACACTTTCCACTACGACAACTTTTCTCTCAAAATGCCCTGTACATGCTGTAACAAGTCAGCGAAATTGTcattattatattatagttcgtttctctgtgtgttacattttaatgttatgttcCTGTTGTGTCCTAGTTCTCTTATATCTCAGTTTTGTTTGTAACTCGGGATCGTTTTTCTACaactgtttcctttatttaataatttactaagttgaaaatttaaaaaatcaagaaattaaaattaaaactataaGGCGAAAGTGCATCAGTTAAGtaacaaaataagctaaaaaattGATCCGTCACGGAGCTTCTTTTTGAGATATTTGAGTTTTAATAAATGCATGGATAAATAGACCCGTCCTTTTACCTAACATTTGCATATGTATTATTTgggtctaaaattgaaagaaaaaaatcaagaataagTTTGGAAAATTATCTTTTATGCACTAATGACGACTTTTATGAAATAGATGACATTTTCGTGGACATCtacctttttttcagatgtgtTTTTACTAAATGCTCCCCtttattatattgcaaattgataagggactttcttttttgattttttctcggagcagtatttttttaactccaaaactatttttttctattggtTTCGTTtgcattttaacaaaaatttaagatGCTAAATTATTTGACAGTTCAACGGGTATACTCATTTAGAAATCCGGGAGAAATTATAGTTAGTAGCATACACAGAGTCACTTTATTGCGTTAACGTACAGTTTGATTGGTATTCatcaaaatctttcaatttttttccctCCTCTTTAGTAAAATTTGCTCAGTATCTTGTACATTCAAATTTTAAGAACCATAAGATTCACAAACACGTAAGCGACTGTCATATTCGTCACCTTGTACATGCATTATCTATATATACTTGTGACGTTGGTAATATTTACCTCCTGTTCATTCGGCAATACTTTCAATGCTTGAGATTGAACTTGTAGGAACCGATTGCAAGACTTGGGGAAACACAGACTATTATATATAACGTATAGTTGTGCAATGATTTATGATAAGAAGAAGAAATGACTTACATAATCTTTTGGTAAGTAATGAATTCTACAGATTGCATTTTATTCTTACTCGattttgatatacattgtaaaataaataaatttaacagcCTTTCAAAATACAAAGACGGCATTAACGAACAAGTACATGTTTTTGTCagcattttgtaaataatttctGTTGTTTTCATTAAGGCAGACATAAATAAAATGTGCTGTGCATTATATTTTACCTTCTACAATTAAAGGCAGGCTCAATGTACTTGATGTGATTATTGTATGATATATATCAGGCAGTCCTATAATATAATATCGGTAGCTAGGTAAATATACTGAAGCAAATTCAAAGGTAGAAATACAGGAATGCTCTCGTGCAATGCACAtgatgaattttgaataaattaaaacgAAGAAAAAATGAAAGGTGTCTTGTTTCAAACttgaaacatgttaaataagGAAACATCAAACACTTCTTTCATGTTGTCTTTTACGGTATTGACAttgcaaacataaaaaaagaattcgAAGTATTTAATTGTTAAATTCAAAGTAAATGTATATACTTTAATATCAAGGATTGTATTTACATCTGTAATTTGATATCATCTCATGTTATTGTTCAACATTTAGTTCACGTTTGGTAATTGTGTATACTTAATATATAATGTTCTTATCACATATAcacaatgaaaatttaaatattgcaaatagttttgaatattattataattatgttgtACGTTTTTTGCATTATGttagttat
Above is a window of Mytilus trossulus isolate FHL-02 chromosome 4, PNRI_Mtr1.1.1.hap1, whole genome shotgun sequence DNA encoding:
- the LOC134713859 gene encoding uncharacterized protein LOC134713859, coding for MFFFYHNYLPGGKIGYPLEMLLIRILLTCFILIEYCTGQNAPHDEVKMEVNHRLKCTENETQTIACRNGGTCFATFIEERFVRCACVKKYTGKFCEMIDINIIFKREREEKTTNAGLIAGIITIVLLFTVVIIILICKKKHKRGTKLPDIKPEEEDNLKAEVTEES